A single genomic interval of Longimicrobium sp. harbors:
- a CDS encoding arsenosugar biosynthesis-associated peroxidase-like protein — translation MHTHAPGYYDAQDLARFPEIGKDAPELAEKFFAWYNAVFAEGALTQREKSLIALAVAHAVQCPYCIDAYTGDCLQKGADTEQMTEAVHVAAAIRGGASLVHGLQMRNHADRLGM, via the coding sequence ATGCACACGCACGCTCCCGGCTACTACGACGCGCAGGACCTGGCCCGCTTTCCGGAGATCGGCAAGGACGCGCCCGAGCTGGCGGAGAAGTTCTTCGCCTGGTACAACGCCGTCTTCGCCGAGGGTGCGCTGACGCAGCGTGAGAAGTCGCTGATCGCCCTGGCCGTGGCGCACGCGGTCCAGTGCCCCTACTGCATCGACGCCTACACCGGCGACTGCCTGCAAAAGGGCGCCGACACCGAGCAGATGACCGAAGCCGTCCACGTCGCCGCCGCCATCCGCGGCGGCGCATCGCTGGTGCACGGCTTACAGATGCGGAACCACGCGGACCGGCTTGGGATGTAA